A single region of the Malaclemys terrapin pileata isolate rMalTer1 chromosome 2, rMalTer1.hap1, whole genome shotgun sequence genome encodes:
- the LOC128832183 gene encoding uncharacterized protein LOC128832183, whose translation MQLLENTVYMSGDGAEILMGHLHEALLEVIGKPLHEVPGESGLIASSVVGNFSGPGYHQVLWDHCLAEHGGIQPGFCWLSRSMRSFSVSEILSRVMSLMVTCFELGEAASVSRATPASPSQRLAQIRRRKKRTQDKMFSELMGCSQAEAAQWRENMSQYQRSHSELEERWRQEDQQATQTLLGLMREQTDTLRRLVDVLQDRRQEDRAPLQSICNHGPPPQSHIPPSPKVPRRRGGRGRENCHSTPADCSSNRRLSFPKFW comes from the exons atgcagctactggaaaatacggtctatatgtccggagatggagctgaaatcctcatgggacatctccacgaagctctcctggaggtaattggaaagcctttgcatgaggttcctggggagagcggccttattgcgtcctccgtggtaggaaacttttccgggccaggctatcatcaagtactctgggatcattgccttgcagagcatggtggcATACAGCccggtttttgctggctttcgcgcagcatgcggtctttctctgtttcAGAAATCCttagcagagtgatgtcgctcatggtgacctgctttgaattaggggaag ctgcgagtgtctctcGAGCTACcccagcatccccctcccagaggctggcgcagattaggcggagaaagaaaaggacacaggacaagatgttctccgaacttatgggctgctcccaagccgaggcggcccagtggagggagaacatgtcgcaataccagcgatcacacagcgaactggaggagaggtggcggcaggaagaccagcaggcgactcaaacgctgcttggactaatgagggagcaaacggacacactccggcgccttgtggatgttctgcaggaccggaggcaggaggacagagccccgctgcagtctatctgtaaccacggtcccccgccacaaagtcacatacccccctcacccaaagtcccaagaaggaggggcggcaggggccgtgaaaactgtcactccacccctgcagactgctcaagtaacagaaggctctcattcccaaagttttggtaa